One region of Salvia miltiorrhiza cultivar Shanhuang (shh) chromosome 3, IMPLAD_Smil_shh, whole genome shotgun sequence genomic DNA includes:
- the LOC131018624 gene encoding uncharacterized protein LOC131018624, protein MTTRTRARNNENPKGDELVNHIPIRDTENMFRKQHPPTFEGSGNPLDAEKWVRVIERIFAYIRCEDYEKVIYAKYQLIDEADFWWESVERTMTQAPKDTLTWEGFKETLFEKFIPECYRQKRQNEFWNLRQGKSTVTEYDRAFNRLSRYYPQLVDTDEKKADRFRKGLRPEIAVSLASQGTLTYAQSLTRALNIETLLLKEIEK, encoded by the coding sequence ATGACAACTAGAACTCGAGCTAGAAACAACGAAAATCCCAAGGGTGACGAACTAGTTAATCACATCCCAATCCGTGATACCGAAAACATGTTTAGAAAACAACACCCTCCAACTTTTGAAGGCTCAGGCAATCCGTTAGACGCCGAAAAATGGGTTAGAGTGATAGAGCGAATATTTGCATATATAAGGTGTGAAGATTATGAGAAGGTAATATATGCAAAATACCAGCTGATTGATgaagctgacttttggtgggagtcAGTCGAAAGGACTATGACTCAAGCGCCAAAAGACACTTTGACTTGGGAAGGCTTCAAAGAAACGTTGTTTGAAAAATTTATTCCAGAATGTTATAGGCAAAAGAGACAAAATGAGTTTTGGAATTTAAGACAGGGAAAGAGTACGGTCACAGAATATGATCGTGCATTTAATCGATTGTCAAGATATTATCCACAActggtggatactgatgaaaagAAAGCTGATAGATTCAGAAAAGGGCTGCGTCCTGAGATCGCAGTTTCATTGGCTAGTCAAGGAACACTAACCTATGCCCAATCACTAACAAGGGCATTGAACATTGAGACATTATTGCTAAAAGAAATAGAGAAATGA